The Ignavibacteriales bacterium genome has a segment encoding these proteins:
- a CDS encoding phosphatidylglycerophosphatase A: MKINFLEKLLGSGFYTGYIRFASGTWGSLAALMIYLIPGFENPSLMIFMISLFILIGVPIADKFEVLYGKDPKECTIDEVVGMWITLLFLPKKIWWILLAFLIWRAMDIVKPFPARRLENIKGGWGIILDDIMAAIYSFISVQLIIYFFNILVK; the protein is encoded by the coding sequence GTGAAAATTAATTTTTTAGAAAAACTTCTCGGTTCAGGATTCTATACCGGTTATATCCGGTTTGCATCCGGCACTTGGGGGAGTCTTGCTGCTCTGATGATTTATCTAATTCCGGGATTTGAAAATCCTTCGTTGATGATTTTTATGATCTCGCTATTCATTCTTATAGGAGTTCCGATTGCCGATAAATTTGAAGTGTTATATGGCAAAGATCCGAAAGAATGCACTATAGATGAAGTCGTTGGAATGTGGATTACTCTCCTTTTCCTCCCTAAAAAAATTTGGTGGATTCTTCTTGCATTTTTAATCTGGCGGGCGATGGATATTGTAAAACCATTCCCGGCCCGTAGATTGGAAAACATAAAAGGGGGATGGGGAATTATACTCGATGACATTATGGCAGCAATTTATTCTTTTATCTCTGTTCAATTAATAATTTACTTTTTCAACATTTTGGTTAAATAA
- the pgsA gene encoding CDP-diacylglycerol--glycerol-3-phosphate 3-phosphatidyltransferase, translating into MVLPNQLTILRIILTPVFLVLFLIGDPLTIQISYVVFLIAAITDWYDGWLARKFNYITEWGKFMDPLADKILTSTAFLAFVIVGVLPLWMVLLIIIRDFLITLIRIYADYRKVSFTTTRTAQLKTFLQMFFLYFLLLIYTLKTFETLQSSYKDLFDFLLNPVGIYITMLLITLFTVITGITYIFSNRFLIKKLIKGEN; encoded by the coding sequence ATGGTTCTCCCAAATCAATTGACAATATTGAGAATAATTCTAACGCCGGTATTCCTTGTCCTTTTTCTAATTGGCGATCCGCTGACAATACAAATATCCTACGTGGTTTTTCTTATTGCTGCAATTACAGATTGGTACGACGGTTGGCTTGCGCGTAAATTCAATTATATAACAGAGTGGGGAAAGTTTATGGACCCGCTTGCCGATAAAATTTTAACATCAACAGCTTTTTTAGCTTTCGTAATTGTCGGCGTACTTCCACTTTGGATGGTTCTGCTTATAATAATCCGGGATTTTCTTATTACACTGATCCGAATCTACGCCGATTACAGAAAAGTCTCTTTTACAACAACCCGCACTGCGCAGCTCAAAACATTTTTGCAGATGTTTTTCCTCTATTTTTTACTTTTAATCTACACACTTAAGACTTTTGAAACGCTACAATCTTCTTATAAGGATCTATTTGATTTCCTGCTAAATCCAGTTGGGATTTATATTACAATGTTATTAATAACATTATTTACAGTTATAACTGGCATTACTTATATATTCAGTAATCGTTTTTTAATTAAAAAGCTGATTAAAGGTGAAAATTAA
- a CDS encoding DUF971 domain-containing protein, with product MIPLEVKVKEKYLQIKWDDSSETTISLTNLRRFCPCAICTSQDESHHHDYIKVYSDEQITLKSINIVGNYAVGVRWADNHNTGIYDFNYLKKISDL from the coding sequence ATGATTCCACTCGAAGTAAAGGTTAAAGAAAAATATTTGCAAATAAAATGGGATGATAGCTCAGAGACGACAATATCACTTACTAATTTAAGAAGATTTTGTCCGTGTGCTATTTGTACATCGCAAGATGAATCTCATCATCATGATTATATAAAAGTTTATTCCGATGAACAAATTACTCTAAAAAGTATTAACATTGTGGGCAATTATGCTGTTGGAGTTAGGTGGGCAGATAATCATAACACAGGCATTTACGATTTCAATTACTTGAAAAAAATATCCGACTTATAA
- a CDS encoding phosphoribosylaminoimidazolesuccinocarboxamide synthase has product MSFNTITTTDFTDLKLFKRGKVRDVYDVGEYYLIVSTDRLSAFDVIMNEGIPSKGEILNRISKFWFDYTKEIIPNHLISMNADEYPAVCQPYKNVLRNRSMLVKKAELIPIECIVRGYITGSGLIDYQKTGKICGIDLPKGLVESEKLSEPIFTPSTKAEIGLHDENISAEEATKIIGKDAFEFIKDTTIKIYSEASEYALKKGIIVADTKMEFGYYDGKIILIDELLTPDSSRFWPLSEYQKGKTQNSFDKQYVRDYLLSVNFNKKPPAPTLPQEVIINTSKKYQEALLKITGEVI; this is encoded by the coding sequence ATGTCATTTAACACAATCACAACAACTGATTTTACCGATCTAAAACTATTTAAGCGCGGTAAAGTTCGTGACGTTTATGATGTTGGAGAATATTATTTAATTGTTTCGACCGATCGGCTTTCAGCGTTCGACGTAATAATGAACGAAGGAATACCTTCAAAAGGCGAGATACTTAACCGTATATCCAAGTTTTGGTTTGACTACACAAAAGAGATAATTCCGAATCATCTTATCTCTATGAATGCTGATGAATATCCGGCTGTATGTCAACCCTATAAAAACGTGTTGCGCAATCGTTCAATGCTGGTCAAGAAAGCAGAATTAATTCCTATTGAATGTATTGTAAGAGGATATATTACTGGTTCCGGTTTAATCGATTATCAAAAGACCGGAAAAATATGTGGAATTGATTTGCCGAAAGGATTGGTCGAATCAGAAAAACTTTCGGAACCAATCTTCACACCATCGACTAAAGCTGAAATCGGTCTTCATGATGAAAACATTTCTGCCGAAGAAGCAACTAAAATAATTGGCAAAGATGCGTTTGAATTTATCAAAGACACAACAATAAAAATATATTCCGAAGCATCTGAGTATGCGCTGAAAAAAGGAATTATAGTTGCCGACACAAAAATGGAGTTTGGTTATTACGACGGGAAAATTATTCTGATTGATGAATTACTGACACCGGATTCGTCAAGATTTTGGCCACTGAGTGAATATCAAAAAGGAAAGACCCAAAACAGTTTTGATAAACAATATGTGCGCGATTATCTGCTCTCAGTTAATTTTAATAAAAAACCACCCGCACCTACTTTGCCTCAAGAAGTAATAATAAATACAAGCAAAAAATACCAAGAAGCATTGCTCAAAATTACCGGGGAAGTTATTTAA
- a CDS encoding SprT family zinc-dependent metalloprotease, giving the protein MKTSLSHFKDLYTFVMEIPTKRILMTTKTIVIEEIEIRIKKSSRARYMNISVKPFGGVTISIPEMLSFYDGEKLAHQKIKWIKEHVSKIRGYEKTFSIYDENSNFRTRNHQLEIKSSEKNKLSIKVRNGLIKVHYPEKMDAKSSLVQKAVRKGIETAYREEAKEYLPKRLNDLSDKCNLPFNEIFIKNIKSRWGSCSGKNNINLSIHLMRLPDHLIDYVLLHELAHTKIKNHSKKYWQFLDTLTGNAKQIDKELRKFRISLY; this is encoded by the coding sequence GTGAAAACATCCCTTTCTCATTTTAAAGATTTATATACATTTGTAATGGAAATTCCAACAAAACGAATATTAATGACAACTAAAACTATTGTAATCGAAGAGATAGAGATCCGTATAAAGAAGAGTTCACGGGCACGTTATATGAATATATCGGTAAAACCGTTTGGTGGAGTTACAATATCGATCCCAGAAATGCTTTCATTTTATGACGGAGAGAAATTAGCGCATCAAAAAATAAAATGGATTAAAGAACATGTTTCTAAAATTAGAGGATACGAAAAAACATTTTCCATTTATGATGAGAATTCTAATTTCCGGACACGTAATCACCAGCTGGAAATAAAATCATCAGAGAAAAATAAATTATCTATTAAAGTTAGAAACGGATTAATAAAGGTTCATTACCCGGAAAAGATGGATGCCAAATCATCTTTAGTGCAGAAGGCTGTCAGAAAAGGAATTGAAACTGCATACAGGGAAGAAGCCAAAGAGTATTTGCCGAAACGGTTAAATGATCTATCGGACAAATGCAATCTTCCGTTCAATGAAATATTTATAAAAAATATTAAAAGCCGATGGGGAAGCTGTTCCGGAAAAAATAATATTAATCTTAGCATTCATCTTATGCGTTTGCCCGATCATTTAATTGATTATGTTTTGCTTCATGAATTGGCTCATACAAAGATCAAAAATCATAGTAAAAAATATTGGCAATTTCTAGATACCTTAACCGGCAACGCCAAACAAATAGATAAAGAATTAAGAAAGTTTAGAATTAGTCTTTACTAA
- a CDS encoding APC family permease, with translation METLLFIAANLALVIAFVYLTRKKEFLSFLYNGKWMLTWLAVGIITLMDELTSIYYAPFEAFRFIGIKAIFYIALTSVLIRFLSTRMVEIGEILEKNNVRGGGVYSFSYLVLGPTFSFVAISSILVDYILTATISTVSAVENGTYFLGMGPEIRFFLKFGVIGLITGLNIIGIKENAKFTFIIFVFAAFVLVNLLVGGVSHLDSTSVAIIGDSFHSFVGDFKGQNPFIAYENLIIGIGSCILAYSGIESVLQTASLVKDWKQIRKAYLFLAVTVGIVTPLIALFALSSGINLSQHETDLIPTFASKVNGNFFGIIVGVLASVTLIMAVNTAMVASAELIEKVAEKYHFNWLIHSNKNQALYRIHIINAVFYSIILIITSGSQAVLAEMYAVGLVASFAINTGSLLKYRYSKGTKEITYHTSKVGTLILFFILVSTLIYIMIARPYGTTLWFIITMVVLFLGIRISRYRAPDIPVRRKTRNVMDLIFKIAEIDNKEINIFFRRPLEEETATAASNSIFISFYAPRLDTPTPFRENHFWIAIERKLNLFDMITAVLKTIEYEIPSSEKEIHLHFGWPLSSWFDRLSTGIMIHNIIKLPRIFPNYHFHMDHEIKKEEHQ, from the coding sequence ATGGAAACACTCTTATTTATTGCCGCCAACCTAGCGTTGGTAATCGCGTTTGTGTACCTTACACGTAAAAAGGAATTTCTTTCATTCCTATATAACGGCAAATGGATGCTCACCTGGCTTGCCGTTGGCATTATTACTTTGATGGATGAACTTACCTCAATTTATTATGCACCTTTTGAAGCATTCCGGTTTATTGGCATTAAAGCAATCTTTTATATCGCACTTACCTCTGTTTTGATTCGATTTCTTTCTACCCGAATGGTTGAGATTGGAGAAATCCTTGAGAAAAATAATGTGAGAGGCGGTGGTGTTTACTCGTTCTCATACTTAGTTCTTGGTCCAACTTTTTCTTTTGTAGCTATTTCGTCAATACTCGTTGATTATATATTGACCGCTACCATATCTACAGTTAGTGCTGTTGAGAATGGAACTTATTTTTTAGGAATGGGACCGGAGATAAGATTTTTTCTAAAATTTGGAGTAATTGGTTTAATCACCGGATTGAATATTATTGGTATAAAAGAAAATGCAAAATTTACTTTTATCATATTTGTATTCGCAGCATTTGTTCTTGTTAATCTACTTGTCGGCGGTGTTTCACATTTAGATTCAACTTCCGTTGCAATAATCGGAGACAGTTTTCATTCATTCGTCGGAGATTTCAAAGGTCAAAATCCATTTATCGCCTATGAAAATTTAATTATCGGTATCGGAAGTTGTATTCTTGCGTATTCCGGGATAGAATCTGTTTTGCAAACTGCTTCACTTGTAAAGGATTGGAAACAGATTCGTAAAGCATATTTATTTTTAGCTGTTACTGTTGGAATTGTTACACCGCTTATTGCTCTATTCGCTCTGTCATCCGGAATTAATCTTAGCCAACACGAAACAGATTTGATTCCGACATTTGCATCAAAAGTAAACGGCAATTTTTTCGGAATTATAGTTGGAGTCCTTGCAAGCGTAACATTAATTATGGCTGTAAACACTGCAATGGTAGCTTCAGCAGAACTGATTGAAAAGGTAGCCGAAAAATATCACTTCAACTGGCTCATTCATTCAAATAAAAATCAAGCTTTATACAGAATTCATATTATTAATGCAGTTTTTTACAGCATTATTTTGATTATCACGAGCGGCAGTCAAGCTGTGCTTGCAGAAATGTACGCCGTTGGACTTGTAGCTAGTTTTGCAATCAACACCGGTTCTCTTTTAAAATACCGTTATTCTAAAGGAACCAAAGAGATTACATATCACACATCCAAAGTTGGTACACTTATTTTATTTTTCATTTTAGTCAGCACATTAATTTATATAATGATTGCACGTCCATACGGAACTACACTTTGGTTTATTATTACAATGGTTGTATTATTCCTCGGAATCAGAATCTCCCGGTACCGCGCACCGGATATTCCTGTACGGCGTAAGACAAGAAATGTTATGGATCTCATTTTCAAAATTGCGGAAATTGATAATAAAGAGATCAACATTTTCTTCAGAAGACCATTGGAAGAAGAAACTGCGACCGCAGCGAGTAATTCTATCTTTATAAGTTTTTATGCCCCGCGGCTTGATACTCCAACACCTTTCCGCGAAAATCACTTTTGGATTGCGATTGAAAGAAAGTTAAACTTGTTCGATATGATCACTGCAGTCCTAAAAACCATTGAATATGAAATTCCTTCATCGGAAAAGGAAATCCATTTACATTTTGGCTGGCCGCTTTCTTCTTGGTTTGATCGTTTATCAACCGGAATAATGATACACAACATTATAAAGCTTCCGAGAATCTTCCCGAATTATCATTTTCATATGGATCATGAGATTAAAAAAGAAGAGCACCAGTAA
- the argF gene encoding ornithine carbamoyltransferase, with product MAFNLRNRNFLKLLDFTPKEIKYLLDLSKELKTAKYAGTETQRLKGKNVVLLFAKDSTRTRCAFEVAALDQGAGVTFIGPSGSQMGKKESMKDTARVLGRMYDGIEYRGYGQAIVEELGAYAGVPVWNGLTNEFHPTQVLADFLTIMEHTDKPLNEVSLVYLGDARNNMGNSLMVGSAKMGMKFKAVAPKNLWPNEDLVKKCKEIAKETGAIIEFTDDSVKGVKGADFLYTDVWVSMGEPEAVWDQRISVMKPYQVNMEMIKNTGNPDVKFLHCLPAFHNRETTVGEQIFQKFGLESMEVTDEVFESKHSIVFDEAENRLHTIKAIMVATLGD from the coding sequence GTGGCATTTAATCTTAGGAACAGAAATTTTTTAAAACTTCTTGATTTCACTCCAAAAGAGATCAAATATTTATTGGACCTTTCAAAAGAATTGAAAACTGCTAAATATGCAGGAACAGAAACTCAGAGACTGAAAGGCAAAAATGTTGTTCTTCTTTTTGCAAAGGATTCGACACGTACAAGATGTGCTTTTGAGGTCGCTGCTCTTGATCAAGGCGCTGGAGTTACGTTCATTGGTCCATCCGGCTCTCAGATGGGTAAAAAGGAATCTATGAAAGACACAGCCCGTGTGCTTGGCAGAATGTACGATGGAATCGAGTATCGAGGATATGGTCAAGCGATAGTGGAAGAACTTGGCGCTTATGCAGGCGTACCGGTTTGGAATGGTCTTACAAATGAATTTCATCCTACTCAGGTTCTTGCAGATTTCCTCACGATCATGGAACACACAGACAAACCATTAAATGAAGTATCATTAGTTTATCTGGGCGATGCTAGGAATAATATGGGCAATTCTTTAATGGTTGGTTCTGCTAAAATGGGAATGAAGTTTAAGGCAGTTGCACCTAAAAATTTATGGCCAAATGAAGATCTTGTAAAAAAATGTAAAGAGATTGCAAAAGAAACCGGTGCTATAATTGAGTTTACAGATGATTCTGTGAAAGGTGTAAAAGGGGCCGACTTCTTATACACAGATGTTTGGGTTTCGATGGGTGAACCTGAAGCTGTATGGGATCAAAGGATTAGCGTTATGAAGCCTTATCAAGTTAATATGGAAATGATAAAGAATACGGGAAATCCGGATGTTAAATTTTTACATTGTTTACCTGCGTTTCATAATAGAGAAACGACAGTAGGTGAACAAATTTTTCAAAAGTTTGGTCTTGAATCAATGGAAGTTACAGATGAAGTCTTTGAATCAAAACATTCTATAGTATTTGATGAGGCAGAGAATAGGCTGCATACCATAAAAGCAATAATGGTTGCAACATTAGGAGATTAA
- a CDS encoding SxtJ family membrane protein encodes MNWIKDVTLEIKSLDLSVKALRKFGITVGGIFLVFGILLFLKSIWSNARVIFILIGFILFVGGIFYPKRLSNFYKVWMGLAFAIGWGISRFILVILFIFVLTPIGVLAKIFGKQFLDLKFQDGKKSYWLTKEKRKIDYEKMY; translated from the coding sequence ATGAACTGGATTAAAGATGTAACTTTAGAGATCAAATCGCTTGATCTCTCCGTTAAAGCATTGAGAAAATTCGGTATTACAGTCGGAGGTATTTTTCTAGTATTCGGAATATTGCTTTTTCTAAAATCGATATGGTCTAATGCTAGAGTAATTTTCATTTTGATCGGTTTTATATTATTCGTCGGTGGAATATTTTATCCAAAACGATTAAGTAATTTTTACAAAGTATGGATGGGTCTTGCGTTTGCTATTGGGTGGGGAATCTCTAGGTTCATTTTAGTTATATTATTTATCTTTGTCTTAACGCCAATTGGAGTACTTGCGAAAATATTCGGGAAACAATTTCTTGATCTGAAATTTCAGGATGGGAAAAAATCATATTGGCTTACAAAAGAGAAAAGAAAAATTGATTACGAAAAAATGTATTAA
- a CDS encoding carbamoyltransferase produces MNNYILGISAYYHDSAAVLLRNGEIIAAAQEERFTRIKHDHNFPKNAVNFCLKYAGITVEQLNATAFYDKPIVKFNRILETYLSYPGEGLKSFLMAMPLWLKDKLWMQDLISSELKYKGKILFPEHHESHAASAFFPSPFNKAAFLTIDGVGEWATSSFGTGNANHLEIISELHYPHSIGLLYSAFTYFTGFKVNSGEYKVMGLAPYGEPKYVQKIYDHLIDLREDGSFKMNMEYFNYNTGLSMTNEKFAKLFDGPPRQAESKLTQREMDLARSVQVVTEEIMIRMARHIKKVTDEKYLCLAGGVALNCVANGKLLRENIFEDIWIQPAAGDAGGALGAAYIAYYHHFKNKIVEKSGRDLQKGSYFGPYYCDEEIEKYLAKYKLPAHKLSTEEIIEKISDLIAEEKVIGWFQGRMEFGPRALGARTIIGDARSPEMQKKMNLKIKFRESFRPFAPTVLAEKVSDWFELDRESPYMLLVADVKKEKQFKMTENEINLWGIDKLNIVRSEIPAVTHVDYSARIQTVHKEDNPLYHRLIERFYEKTGCAVIVNTSFNVRGEPIVESPLDAYKCFMRTEMDVLAIGNFILYKKEQPHFNDDLDWKQKYELD; encoded by the coding sequence ATGAATAATTACATCCTCGGGATATCTGCTTATTATCATGATTCAGCTGCTGTGCTTCTGCGCAATGGAGAAATTATAGCTGCAGCCCAAGAAGAACGTTTTACACGAATTAAACATGATCACAACTTTCCTAAAAATGCTGTTAATTTTTGTCTGAAATACGCTGGCATAACCGTAGAGCAATTAAATGCGACAGCATTCTATGATAAACCAATTGTTAAATTTAACAGAATTCTTGAAACATATCTTAGTTATCCAGGTGAGGGATTAAAATCTTTTTTAATGGCAATGCCATTATGGCTAAAAGATAAACTTTGGATGCAAGATTTAATTTCAAGCGAACTTAAGTACAAGGGAAAAATATTATTCCCTGAGCACCACGAGTCTCACGCTGCCTCTGCGTTTTTCCCGTCTCCTTTCAACAAAGCCGCATTTTTAACAATTGACGGAGTTGGAGAATGGGCTACATCATCCTTTGGAACCGGGAATGCGAACCATCTTGAAATCATATCTGAGTTGCACTATCCGCATTCGATCGGATTACTTTATTCAGCTTTCACATATTTCACTGGGTTCAAAGTTAATTCTGGTGAATATAAAGTTATGGGGCTCGCGCCTTACGGTGAACCGAAGTATGTTCAAAAAATCTATGATCATCTGATTGATCTTCGTGAAGACGGTTCATTTAAAATGAATATGGAATATTTCAATTACAATACCGGCCTCTCGATGACAAACGAAAAATTCGCGAAATTATTTGATGGACCGCCACGTCAAGCTGAATCAAAATTGACGCAACGCGAGATGGATCTGGCTCGTTCAGTTCAAGTAGTAACGGAAGAGATCATGATTCGTATGGCGCGGCATATAAAAAAAGTGACTGATGAAAAGTATCTTTGTTTAGCCGGCGGAGTTGCCTTGAATTGTGTGGCCAATGGGAAATTGTTACGTGAAAATATTTTTGAAGATATCTGGATTCAGCCTGCGGCCGGCGATGCAGGCGGAGCGCTCGGAGCTGCATACATTGCATATTACCATCACTTTAAAAATAAAATTGTAGAAAAGAGTGGAAGGGATTTACAGAAAGGTTCATATTTTGGTCCTTACTACTGTGATGAAGAGATTGAGAAATACTTAGCTAAATACAAATTGCCGGCTCATAAACTTTCAACGGAAGAAATTATTGAAAAAATTAGTGATTTGATAGCGGAAGAAAAAGTTATTGGATGGTTTCAAGGAAGAATGGAATTTGGACCGCGTGCTCTTGGTGCCCGTACAATTATTGGAGATGCAAGATCACCTGAAATGCAAAAAAAGATGAATTTGAAAATTAAATTCAGAGAAAGTTTTCGTCCTTTTGCACCAACTGTTCTTGCCGAAAAAGTTTCTGATTGGTTCGAATTAGATAGGGAAAGTCCTTATATGTTGCTAGTCGCTGATGTAAAAAAAGAGAAGCAGTTCAAGATGACTGAAAATGAAATAAATCTTTGGGGTATTGATAAACTAAATATTGTTCGGTCAGAAATCCCAGCAGTGACACACGTTGACTATTCTGCAAGAATTCAAACGGTTCATAAAGAGGATAATCCGCTTTATCACAGATTAATAGAAAGATTTTATGAGAAGACTGGTTGCGCAGTAATAGTTAATACTTCATTTAATGTGAGGGGTGAACCAATTGTTGAATCACCACTCGATGCATATAAATGTTTTATGCGGACTGAAATGGATGTTCTAGCAATTGGAAATTTTATTCTTTATAAGAAAGAGCAACCTCATTTTAATGATGACTTAGATTGGAAGCAGAAATATGAACTGGATTAA
- the arcC gene encoding carbamate kinase codes for MKKIAVVAFGGNALLRANEVGTIEEQEKNTLDTCNKLISLLRNDFNLVITHGNGPQVGNILLRNEAGYAQYKIPKMPLDICVADSQGGIGYMIDRQMRNAISKTNLRRNVVAIITETLVDINDPAFQNPTKPIGPYYLKEEADLLARANNWVFKEDPRKRGWRKVVASPKPLDIMNKKVIKDLVKHGHIVIAVGGGGIPVYWHEDTKYLEAIEAVVDKDLASAVLAREIKADRFYIITDVSKVFINFNKPNQKALDHLTAAEARKYLDAGEFPAGSMGPKILAAVEFVENGGNEAIITSEEDIEKENCGTRITFD; via the coding sequence ATGAAAAAGATTGCAGTTGTTGCATTTGGTGGCAACGCACTCTTACGCGCAAATGAAGTTGGTACAATTGAGGAGCAGGAAAAAAATACACTCGATACTTGCAATAAGTTGATCAGTTTGTTACGAAATGATTTTAATCTTGTTATAACACACGGTAACGGACCACAAGTTGGTAATATCCTGCTTCGTAACGAAGCCGGATATGCCCAATATAAAATTCCAAAAATGCCGTTAGATATTTGTGTAGCCGATTCCCAGGGTGGAATCGGTTACATGATTGACCGGCAAATGCGCAATGCAATCAGTAAGACAAACTTGCGCAGAAATGTAGTTGCAATTATAACCGAGACTTTAGTGGATATTAACGATCCGGCTTTTCAAAATCCTACAAAACCAATCGGACCTTACTACTTAAAAGAAGAAGCAGATCTCCTTGCCAGAGCGAACAATTGGGTATTCAAAGAAGATCCTCGCAAGAGAGGATGGAGAAAAGTTGTAGCTTCTCCTAAACCTCTTGACATTATGAATAAGAAAGTAATAAAAGATTTGGTTAAACATGGGCATATTGTTATTGCAGTTGGCGGCGGCGGTATTCCTGTCTATTGGCATGAGGATACAAAGTACCTTGAAGCTATTGAGGCTGTTGTGGATAAAGATTTAGCTTCCGCAGTTTTGGCTAGGGAGATAAAGGCAGACCGGTTCTACATTATCACAGACGTTTCAAAAGTTTTCATAAATTTCAATAAACCGAATCAGAAAGCGCTCGATCATTTAACAGCAGCGGAAGCTCGAAAATATTTGGATGCCGGAGAATTTCCTGCAGGAAGCATGGGACCCAAAATTTTGGCAGCTGTTGAATTTGTTGAAAATGGCGGAAATGAAGCAATCATAACATCAGAAGAAGATATTGAAAAAGAAAATTGCGGAACGAGAATTACATTTGATTGA
- a CDS encoding cyclic 2,3-diphosphoglycerate synthase codes for MSRRNVLIMGAAGRDFHNFNVFFRDNENYNVVAFTATQIPNIFGRSYPAELAGKLYPEGIKIYEESELVNLIHKLKVDEVVFAYSDITFNYVMSKASVVNAAGASFRLMGASETMIKSTKPVVAVLAVRTGCGKSQTSRRIVKLLQDAGKKVVAIRHPMPYGDLVKQKVQRFATIEDLKKHECTIEEIEEYEPHIARGGVIYAGVDYEAILREAEKEADVILWDGGNNDMSFYNADVTFTVVDPHRPGHEMNYYPGNTSLRMADAVIINKMDSATKEGIETVRKNIQAVNPKAIVIDADSPLTVDHPELITGKRVLVVEDGPTLTHGEMKYGAGTVAAERLKAKEIVDPRPFTVNSISDTFKKYPNIGVLLPAMGYGDDQIKDLEETINRTNCDSVVIGTPIDLGRILKINKPSTRVMYELQETGKNTCESVLKAKGLL; via the coding sequence ATGTCACGTAGAAACGTCCTTATCATGGGTGCAGCAGGACGGGATTTTCATAACTTCAACGTATTCTTTAGAGATAATGAGAATTACAATGTTGTTGCCTTTACTGCTACTCAAATTCCAAACATCTTCGGTAGAAGTTATCCCGCAGAACTTGCCGGGAAATTATATCCGGAGGGAATTAAGATTTATGAAGAATCAGAACTTGTAAATCTAATCCATAAATTAAAAGTGGATGAAGTTGTATTTGCATACTCAGATATAACTTTCAATTATGTTATGTCGAAAGCATCGGTAGTTAATGCAGCCGGTGCTTCATTCCGTTTAATGGGTGCATCTGAAACTATGATTAAAAGCACCAAACCAGTCGTTGCAGTTCTTGCTGTAAGAACCGGTTGTGGAAAATCTCAAACATCAAGAAGAATTGTTAAACTTCTTCAAGATGCTGGTAAAAAAGTTGTAGCAATTCGACATCCTATGCCATACGGTGATTTAGTCAAACAAAAAGTCCAGCGCTTTGCTACAATTGAAGATTTAAAGAAACATGAATGCACTATTGAAGAGATTGAAGAATATGAACCCCATATAGCTCGCGGCGGAGTTATTTATGCTGGTGTGGATTACGAAGCAATCCTACGTGAAGCCGAAAAGGAAGCGGATGTTATTTTATGGGATGGCGGTAATAATGATATGTCCTTCTATAACGCAGATGTGACTTTCACTGTTGTTGATCCGCATCGACCCGGACATGAAATGAATTACTATCCCGGTAATACTTCGTTGCGAATGGCAGACGCGGTCATTATAAATAAAATGGATTCCGCTACTAAAGAAGGGATTGAGACCGTAAGAAAAAATATTCAAGCAGTCAATCCAAAAGCAATTGTAATTGATGCTGATTCACCACTTACAGTTGATCATCCTGAACTAATTACAGGTAAACGTGTATTAGTTGTGGAAGATGGTCCAACTTTAACACATGGCGAAATGAAATACGGCGCAGGTACCGTTGCTGCAGAAAGGCTAAAAGCTAAAGAGATTGTTGATCCAAGACCATTCACCGTAAATTCGATTTCCGACACATTTAAAAAATATCCCAACATTGGTGTTCTTCTTCCGGCAATGGGTTACGGTGATGATCAAATTAAAGATCTCGAAGAAACAATTAACAGAACAAACTGTGATTCAGTTGTTATCGGAACTCCAATTGATCTTGGAAGAATTTTGAAAATCAACAAACCATCAACACGTGTTATGTATGAATTGCAAGAGACCGGTAAGAATACATGTGAATCTGTTCTCAAAGCAAAAGGACTTCTATGA